A stretch of the Hypomesus transpacificus isolate Combined female chromosome 12, fHypTra1, whole genome shotgun sequence genome encodes the following:
- the LOC124474621 gene encoding coiled-coil domain-containing protein 81-like isoform X1: MPDTLLSVVSEAERRAFPTLSHLSENDVDSIWANVSSFVEKQMSLQKGVHIVGLGTFTFSQQKLDMGNKLILLQRPIFLLSEKLLLSHGLKQTRPLAPAEDVPVVPLNHAALSAESPFERDTVEGCVRETLLLLLRAVAGGRAVLFTFQGVGVLCFRHGKVKMKFYRDFISSMDGSGRLLWALSNSPCATSLLSGRMSSLRRPATITPQPPRTSHGEEGSEGGQDRRSQAPPDHNIHQDNTGDITEEPTPRPDRPQHRQTLQTAKVNAVSLTEDLDTSPPAVAADRCSSSVCLLPGEGAVEEGRRGQSPPEAPCVNHNRAGQELCYLCMQRSQRNVPLYLQEERRREEQEANRGLLIHQQLRDQAYLQRERADRQKLKQHAQKLSAFNLGVADALKERKTNRSSQFHGSYIFGGRPPTPFSGPSQQSYSQKLREQAGWTRDQNKHTQKDQDMLDRLQQAQLAQEIALQKTQQILKKHNDTKNYQRALDTQVANQGPGIPARQPDGAVFGLLDSTAASLANQRERAQRVYQEQLEIANRKMRAELDRRLTEGKEEREMLRRNRRELIADRISRFERMRSLRSSLETTWSCSATLKHQRDRQERNFLRSHTGLLIDQCERYRRCHQCHKKTSNCGESNIWKSHCALGTRFMV, encoded by the exons ATGCCGGACACGCTGTTATCAGTGGTGTCTGAGGCGGAGAGGAGAGCTTTCCCAACGCTCTCCCATCTGTCTGAAAACG ACGTAGACAGTATCTGGGCCAACGTATCGTCCTTCGTGGAGAAGCAGATGAGCTTGCAGAAG GGGGTCCACATTGTGGGTCTGGGGACGTTCACCTTCTCTCAGCAGAAGCTGGACATGGGGAACAAGTTAATCCTCCTGCAGAGGCCCATCTTCCTGCTATCAGAGAAGCTGCTTCTGAGCCATGGTCTGAAGCAGACCAGACCACTGGCCccag CAGAGGACGTTCCTGTGGTGCCTCTGAACCACGCCGCTCTGTCGGCGGAGAGCCCGTTTGAGCGCGACACGGTGGAGGGCTGTGTCCGCGAGACACTGCTCCTCCTGCTGAGAGCCGTGGCGGGCGGCCGCGCCGTCCTCTTTACCTTCCAGGGCGTGGGGGTGCTCTGCTTCAGGCACGGCAAGGTCAAGATGAAGTTCTACCGGGACTTTATCAGCTCCATGGACGGTTCCGGCAGACTGCTCTGGGCTCTGAGTAAC AGTCCATGTGCTACCAGCCTGCTGTCAGGTCGTATGTCCAGCTTACGGCGTCCAGCCACCATCACTCCACAGCCTCCCAGGACCAGCCATGGGGAGGAGGGCTCTGAGGGAGGGCAGGACAGGAGGAGCCAGGCCCCTCCAGACCACAACATCCATCAGGACAACACAGGGGACATCACAGAGG AGCCCACCCCCCGCCCTGATCGGCCTCAGCACAGACAGACCCTGCAGACTGCCAAGGTGAACGCTGTCAGCTTAACTGAGGACCTAGACACCTCACCCCCTGCTGTGGCTgctgacag GTGCAGTTCCAGTGTCTGCCTCTTACCAGGAGAGGGCGCtgttgaggaggggaggagaggacagtctCCCCCGGAGGCACCCTGTGTGAATCACAACCGTgctggacag GAGCTGTGCTACCTGTGCATGCAGCGCTCCCAGAGGAACGTTCCTCTGtacctgcaggaggagaggaggagggaggagcaggaggcaaACAGGGGGCTGCTCATCCATCAACAGCTCAGAGACCAGGCTTACCTGCAGAGAGAGCGg GCTGACCGTCAAAAGCTCAAGCAGCACGCCCAAAAGCTGTCAGCTTTTAACCTGGGTGTGGCCGATGCTCTGAAGGAACGCAAGACCAATCGCAGCTCCCAATTCCAT GGTTCCTACATCTTCGGGGggcgcccccccacccctttcagTGGGCCCAGCCAGCAGAGTTACAGCCAGAAGCTGAGAGAGCAGGCGGGCTGGACGAGGGACCAGAACAAACACACCCAAAAGGACCAGGACATGCTTGACCGTCTGCAACAGGCTCAGCTGGCCCAGGA gattgCATTGCAGAAGACCCAGCAGATCCTGAAGAAACACAACGATACTAAGAACTACCAGAGAGCCCTGGACACACAG GTGGCAAACCAGGGTCCAGGCATCCCTGCACGCCAGCCCGACGGAGCCGTGTTTGGCCTTCTTGACTCCACTGCTGCCagtctggccaatcagagaGAGCGGGCCCAGCGGGTCTACCAGGAACAGCTGGAGATAGCCAATCGAAAGATGAGGGCGGAGCTAGACCGTCGGCTGaccgaggggaaggaggagagagagatgctgcggaggaacagaaggga gctgatAGCAGACCGGATCAGCCGTTTTGAGCGGATGCGGAGCCTGCGTTCCTCTTTGGAGACCACCTGGAGCTGCAGCGCCACTCTGAAACACCAGAGAGACCGTCAGGAGAGAAACTTCCTAcg GTCTCACACTGGCCTGCTGATTGACCAGTGTGAACGGTATCGCAGGTGTCACCAGTGTCACAAGAAGACCAGCAACTGTGGAGAGAGCAACATTTGGAAGTCTCACTGCGCGCTAGGGACCAGATTCATGGTCTAA
- the LOC124474621 gene encoding coiled-coil domain-containing protein 81-like isoform X3, translating to MPDTLLSVVSEAERRAFPTLSHLSENDVDSIWANVSSFVEKQMSLQKGVHIVGLGTFTFSQQKLDMGNKLILLQRPIFLLSEKLLLSHGLKQTRPLAPAEDVPVVPLNHAALSAESPFERDTVEGCVRETLLLLLRAVAGGRAVLFTFQGVGVLCFRHGKVKMKFYRDFISSMDGSGRLLWALSNSPCATSLLSGRMSSLRRPATITPQPPRTSHGEEGSEGGQDRRSQAPPDHNIHQDNTGDITEEPTPRPDRPQHRQTLQTAKVNAVSLTEDLDTSPPAVAADRCSSSVCLLPGEGAVEEGRRGQSPPEAPCVNHNRAGQELCYLCMQRSQRNVPLYLQEERRREEQEANRGLLIHQQLRDQAYLQRERADRQKLKQHAQKLSAFNLGVADALKERKTNRSSQFHGSYIFGGRPPTPFSGPSQQSYSQKLREQAGWTRDQNKHTQKDQDMLDRLQQAQLAQEIALQKTQQILKKHNDTKNYQRALDTQVGPGADRSRCVEDRGVMLPPINKQDWEPEQAGSSYNSRITDQIKHQTNKSQKTRKKGNK from the exons ATGCCGGACACGCTGTTATCAGTGGTGTCTGAGGCGGAGAGGAGAGCTTTCCCAACGCTCTCCCATCTGTCTGAAAACG ACGTAGACAGTATCTGGGCCAACGTATCGTCCTTCGTGGAGAAGCAGATGAGCTTGCAGAAG GGGGTCCACATTGTGGGTCTGGGGACGTTCACCTTCTCTCAGCAGAAGCTGGACATGGGGAACAAGTTAATCCTCCTGCAGAGGCCCATCTTCCTGCTATCAGAGAAGCTGCTTCTGAGCCATGGTCTGAAGCAGACCAGACCACTGGCCccag CAGAGGACGTTCCTGTGGTGCCTCTGAACCACGCCGCTCTGTCGGCGGAGAGCCCGTTTGAGCGCGACACGGTGGAGGGCTGTGTCCGCGAGACACTGCTCCTCCTGCTGAGAGCCGTGGCGGGCGGCCGCGCCGTCCTCTTTACCTTCCAGGGCGTGGGGGTGCTCTGCTTCAGGCACGGCAAGGTCAAGATGAAGTTCTACCGGGACTTTATCAGCTCCATGGACGGTTCCGGCAGACTGCTCTGGGCTCTGAGTAAC AGTCCATGTGCTACCAGCCTGCTGTCAGGTCGTATGTCCAGCTTACGGCGTCCAGCCACCATCACTCCACAGCCTCCCAGGACCAGCCATGGGGAGGAGGGCTCTGAGGGAGGGCAGGACAGGAGGAGCCAGGCCCCTCCAGACCACAACATCCATCAGGACAACACAGGGGACATCACAGAGG AGCCCACCCCCCGCCCTGATCGGCCTCAGCACAGACAGACCCTGCAGACTGCCAAGGTGAACGCTGTCAGCTTAACTGAGGACCTAGACACCTCACCCCCTGCTGTGGCTgctgacag GTGCAGTTCCAGTGTCTGCCTCTTACCAGGAGAGGGCGCtgttgaggaggggaggagaggacagtctCCCCCGGAGGCACCCTGTGTGAATCACAACCGTgctggacag GAGCTGTGCTACCTGTGCATGCAGCGCTCCCAGAGGAACGTTCCTCTGtacctgcaggaggagaggaggagggaggagcaggaggcaaACAGGGGGCTGCTCATCCATCAACAGCTCAGAGACCAGGCTTACCTGCAGAGAGAGCGg GCTGACCGTCAAAAGCTCAAGCAGCACGCCCAAAAGCTGTCAGCTTTTAACCTGGGTGTGGCCGATGCTCTGAAGGAACGCAAGACCAATCGCAGCTCCCAATTCCAT GGTTCCTACATCTTCGGGGggcgcccccccacccctttcagTGGGCCCAGCCAGCAGAGTTACAGCCAGAAGCTGAGAGAGCAGGCGGGCTGGACGAGGGACCAGAACAAACACACCCAAAAGGACCAGGACATGCTTGACCGTCTGCAACAGGCTCAGCTGGCCCAGGA gattgCATTGCAGAAGACCCAGCAGATCCTGAAGAAACACAACGATACTAAGAACTACCAGAGAGCCCTGGACACACAG GTGGGGCCGGGTGCTGACAGATCCAGATGTGTTGAAGACAGGGGAGTGATGCTCCCGCCTATAAACAAGCAGGATTGGGAGCCAGAGCAGGCAGGAAGCAGTTACAATAGCCGTATTACAGATCAAATCAAACACCAAACAAATAAAAGccagaaaacaagaaaaaaaggaaacaaataa
- the LOC124474621 gene encoding coiled-coil domain-containing protein 81-like isoform X2, with the protein MATNLKCVILRFSDVSCRPCARRRQYLGQRIVLRGEADELAEAEDVPVVPLNHAALSAESPFERDTVEGCVRETLLLLLRAVAGGRAVLFTFQGVGVLCFRHGKVKMKFYRDFISSMDGSGRLLWALSNSPCATSLLSGRMSSLRRPATITPQPPRTSHGEEGSEGGQDRRSQAPPDHNIHQDNTGDITEEPTPRPDRPQHRQTLQTAKVNAVSLTEDLDTSPPAVAADRCSSSVCLLPGEGAVEEGRRGQSPPEAPCVNHNRAGQELCYLCMQRSQRNVPLYLQEERRREEQEANRGLLIHQQLRDQAYLQRERADRQKLKQHAQKLSAFNLGVADALKERKTNRSSQFHGSYIFGGRPPTPFSGPSQQSYSQKLREQAGWTRDQNKHTQKDQDMLDRLQQAQLAQEIALQKTQQILKKHNDTKNYQRALDTQVANQGPGIPARQPDGAVFGLLDSTAASLANQRERAQRVYQEQLEIANRKMRAELDRRLTEGKEEREMLRRNRRELIADRISRFERMRSLRSSLETTWSCSATLKHQRDRQERNFLRSHTGLLIDQCERYRRCHQCHKKTSNCGESNIWKSHCALGTRFMV; encoded by the exons ATGGCTACAAACTTGAAGTGTGTTATTTTACGCTTCTCGGACGTGTCATGTCGGCCGTGCGCCAGACGTAGACAGTATCTGGGCCAACGTATCGTCCTTCGTGGAGAAGCAGATGAGCTTGCAGAAG CAGAGGACGTTCCTGTGGTGCCTCTGAACCACGCCGCTCTGTCGGCGGAGAGCCCGTTTGAGCGCGACACGGTGGAGGGCTGTGTCCGCGAGACACTGCTCCTCCTGCTGAGAGCCGTGGCGGGCGGCCGCGCCGTCCTCTTTACCTTCCAGGGCGTGGGGGTGCTCTGCTTCAGGCACGGCAAGGTCAAGATGAAGTTCTACCGGGACTTTATCAGCTCCATGGACGGTTCCGGCAGACTGCTCTGGGCTCTGAGTAAC AGTCCATGTGCTACCAGCCTGCTGTCAGGTCGTATGTCCAGCTTACGGCGTCCAGCCACCATCACTCCACAGCCTCCCAGGACCAGCCATGGGGAGGAGGGCTCTGAGGGAGGGCAGGACAGGAGGAGCCAGGCCCCTCCAGACCACAACATCCATCAGGACAACACAGGGGACATCACAGAGG AGCCCACCCCCCGCCCTGATCGGCCTCAGCACAGACAGACCCTGCAGACTGCCAAGGTGAACGCTGTCAGCTTAACTGAGGACCTAGACACCTCACCCCCTGCTGTGGCTgctgacag GTGCAGTTCCAGTGTCTGCCTCTTACCAGGAGAGGGCGCtgttgaggaggggaggagaggacagtctCCCCCGGAGGCACCCTGTGTGAATCACAACCGTgctggacag GAGCTGTGCTACCTGTGCATGCAGCGCTCCCAGAGGAACGTTCCTCTGtacctgcaggaggagaggaggagggaggagcaggaggcaaACAGGGGGCTGCTCATCCATCAACAGCTCAGAGACCAGGCTTACCTGCAGAGAGAGCGg GCTGACCGTCAAAAGCTCAAGCAGCACGCCCAAAAGCTGTCAGCTTTTAACCTGGGTGTGGCCGATGCTCTGAAGGAACGCAAGACCAATCGCAGCTCCCAATTCCAT GGTTCCTACATCTTCGGGGggcgcccccccacccctttcagTGGGCCCAGCCAGCAGAGTTACAGCCAGAAGCTGAGAGAGCAGGCGGGCTGGACGAGGGACCAGAACAAACACACCCAAAAGGACCAGGACATGCTTGACCGTCTGCAACAGGCTCAGCTGGCCCAGGA gattgCATTGCAGAAGACCCAGCAGATCCTGAAGAAACACAACGATACTAAGAACTACCAGAGAGCCCTGGACACACAG GTGGCAAACCAGGGTCCAGGCATCCCTGCACGCCAGCCCGACGGAGCCGTGTTTGGCCTTCTTGACTCCACTGCTGCCagtctggccaatcagagaGAGCGGGCCCAGCGGGTCTACCAGGAACAGCTGGAGATAGCCAATCGAAAGATGAGGGCGGAGCTAGACCGTCGGCTGaccgaggggaaggaggagagagagatgctgcggaggaacagaaggga gctgatAGCAGACCGGATCAGCCGTTTTGAGCGGATGCGGAGCCTGCGTTCCTCTTTGGAGACCACCTGGAGCTGCAGCGCCACTCTGAAACACCAGAGAGACCGTCAGGAGAGAAACTTCCTAcg GTCTCACACTGGCCTGCTGATTGACCAGTGTGAACGGTATCGCAGGTGTCACCAGTGTCACAAGAAGACCAGCAACTGTGGAGAGAGCAACATTTGGAAGTCTCACTGCGCGCTAGGGACCAGATTCATGGTCTAA
- the LOC124474873 gene encoding serine protease 23-like, whose protein sequence is MRAWGALFRFLSSSTASLPPFLPFLLFVSVVAPSRPQWPLHQRGPVVLPRHTQEAPPPHFLSPARLDVASPCDPACHHRAPPPSYWDLRRLLSYETLHSNGTLTETDVGIYGYSFRPPPETRPDPEAVGLASRPRSRRRRQIFGQDGRFSITGRDFLSGYPFSTAVKLSTGCSGTLVGERHVLTAAHCVHDGKNYVKGAQRLRVGFLKPKSRETPSSPSLSSTGPRDNSTSSPAIALGYPSPPAEEKMKFQWIRARRTHVPKGWIKAGASANELGMDYDYALLELKKPHRRRSMKLGVSPPANRLPGGRVHFSGFDSDRPGQLVYRFCPAGEETGDLLYQRCDAQPGASGSGVYARLWNRKKGRWERKVVGVFSGHQWVERDGRAQEFNVAVKVTPLKYAQICYWIKGNYVDCREG, encoded by the exons ATGCGCGCGTGGGGTGCGCTCTTTCG gttcctctcctcctctacggcttcccttccccccttcctccccttcctcctcttcgtctCCGTGGTAGCTCCCTCCAGACCCCAGTGGCCCCTCCATCAGCGTGGTCCCGTCGTCCTGCCCCGGCACACGCAGGAGGCTCCGCccccccacttcctgtccccggCCCGGCTGGATGTGGCGTCCCCCTGCGACCCGGCATGCCACCAcagagcccctccccccagctacTGGGACCTGCGGCGCCTGCTCTCCTACGAGACGCTGCACTCCAACGGAACCCTCACAGAGACCGACGTGGGTATCTATGGCTACAGTTTCCGCCCCCCGCCCGAGACACGCCCTGACCCCGAGGCCGTCGGCCTGGCCTCCCGTCCTCGGTCTCGCCGGCGGCGGCAGATCTTTGGGCAGGACGGGCGCTTCAGCATCACGGGGCGGGACTTCCTGTCGGGCTACCCGTTCTCCACGGCGGTCAAGCTGTCCACGGGGTGTTCGGGGACGCTGGTGGGCGAGCGCCATGTTCTCACGGCGGCCCACTGTGTCCACGACGGGAAGAACTACGTCAAGGGAGCTCAGAGGCTCCGCGTGGGCTTCCTGAAACCCAAGTCCCGTGagacaccctcctccccctctctctcctccaccggTCCCCGTGACAACTCCACATCCTCTCCGGCCATCGCCCTCGGTTACCCGTCCCCTCCGGCCGAGGAGAAAATGAAGTTCCAGTGGATCCGAGCCAGACGCACCCACGTGCCCAAGGGCTGGATCAAGGCCGGGGCGAGTGCCAACGAGCTGGGCATGGACTACGACTACGCCCTCCTGGAGCTGAAGAAGCCCCACCGCCGCCGTAGCATGAAGCTGGGCGTTAGCCCGCCCGCCAACCGGCTACCCGGAGGCCGGGTCCATTTCTCGGGTTTCGACAGCGACAGGCCAGGCCAGCTGGTCTACCGCTTCTGCCCGGCgggtgaggagacaggagacctGCTGTACCAGCGCTGCGATGCCCAACCCGGGGCCAGCGGATCAGGGGTCTATGCCCGCCTCTGGAACAGGAAGAAGGGGCGCTGGGAGAGGAAGGTGGTGGGCGTGTTCTCGGGCCACCAATGGGTGGAGAGGGACGGCCGGGCGCAGGAGTTTAACGTGGCGGTCAAGGTGACGCCGCTCAAGTACGCTCAGATCTGCTACTGGATCAAAGGAAATTACGTGGACTGTagagagggctga